From the Lathyrus oleraceus cultivar Zhongwan6 chromosome 4, CAAS_Psat_ZW6_1.0, whole genome shotgun sequence genome, one window contains:
- the LOC127074138 gene encoding axial regulator YABBY 1 isoform X3 yields MSSSSLSLDHLPPSEQLCYVHCNICDTILAVSVPCTSLFKTVTVRCGHCTNLLPVNMRALLLPSPNQFHLGHSFFSPTHNLLQEEMPNQVPNFMMNLTNTPNEFSMPPRTVPDELPRPPIINRQKRQRVPSAYNRFIKDEIQRIKSVNPDITHREAFSAAAKNWAHFPHIHFGLMPDQNMKKTNVCQQEGGDGQVLMKDGFYASANLGVSPY; encoded by the exons atgtccTCCTCTTCTTTATCCTTGGACCACCTCCCTCCTTCCGAGCAACTTTGTTATGTCCACTGCAACATTTGTGACACCATCCTTGCT GTGAGTGTTCCTTGCACTAGCTTGTTCAAGACTGTTACTGTGAGATGTGGCCATTGCACTAATCTCCTTCCTGTTAACATGCGTGCACTGCTTCTTCCATCTCCTAACCAGTTTCATTTGGGACACTCTTTCTTCTCCCCAACTCATAACCTTCTG CAGGAGGAGATGCCAAACCAAGTTCCAAATTTCATGATGAACCTCACAAACACACCAAATGAGTTCTCCATGCCTCCTAGGACTGTTCCTGATGAGCTTCCAAGGCCACCGATCATAAACAGAC AAAAGAGACAGAGAGTTCCATCAGCATACAACCGCTTCATCAA AGATGAGATCCAACGCATTAAGTCTGTCAATCCTGATATCACTCACAGGGAAGCCTTCAGTGCAGCTGCCAAGAAT TGGGCCCACTTTCCACACATTCACTTTGGTCTCATGCCTGATCAGAATATGAAGAAGACAAATGTGTGCCAGCAG GAAGGAGGAGATGGTCAGGTTCTGATGAAAGATGGGTTTTATGCTTCTGCTAATCTTGGAGTTTCGCCATACTAA
- the LOC127074138 gene encoding axial regulator YABBY 1 isoform X2 — protein MSSSSLSLDHLPPSEQLCYVHCNICDTILAVSVPCTSLFKTVTVRCGHCTNLLPVNMRALLLPSPNQFHLGHSFFSPTHNLLEEMPNQVPNFMMNLTNTPNEFSMPPRTVPDELPRPPIINRPPEKRQRVPSAYNRFIKDEIQRIKSVNPDITHREAFSAAAKNWAHFPHIHFGLMPDQNMKKTNVCQQEGGDGQVLMKDGFYASANLGVSPY, from the exons atgtccTCCTCTTCTTTATCCTTGGACCACCTCCCTCCTTCCGAGCAACTTTGTTATGTCCACTGCAACATTTGTGACACCATCCTTGCT GTGAGTGTTCCTTGCACTAGCTTGTTCAAGACTGTTACTGTGAGATGTGGCCATTGCACTAATCTCCTTCCTGTTAACATGCGTGCACTGCTTCTTCCATCTCCTAACCAGTTTCATTTGGGACACTCTTTCTTCTCCCCAACTCATAACCTTCTG GAGGAGATGCCAAACCAAGTTCCAAATTTCATGATGAACCTCACAAACACACCAAATGAGTTCTCCATGCCTCCTAGGACTGTTCCTGATGAGCTTCCAAGGCCACCGATCATAAACAGAC CTCCAGAAAAGAGACAGAGAGTTCCATCAGCATACAACCGCTTCATCAA AGATGAGATCCAACGCATTAAGTCTGTCAATCCTGATATCACTCACAGGGAAGCCTTCAGTGCAGCTGCCAAGAAT TGGGCCCACTTTCCACACATTCACTTTGGTCTCATGCCTGATCAGAATATGAAGAAGACAAATGTGTGCCAGCAG GAAGGAGGAGATGGTCAGGTTCTGATGAAAGATGGGTTTTATGCTTCTGCTAATCTTGGAGTTTCGCCATACTAA
- the LOC127074138 gene encoding axial regulator YABBY 1 isoform X1 encodes MSSSSLSLDHLPPSEQLCYVHCNICDTILAVSVPCTSLFKTVTVRCGHCTNLLPVNMRALLLPSPNQFHLGHSFFSPTHNLLQEEMPNQVPNFMMNLTNTPNEFSMPPRTVPDELPRPPIINRPPEKRQRVPSAYNRFIKDEIQRIKSVNPDITHREAFSAAAKNWAHFPHIHFGLMPDQNMKKTNVCQQEGGDGQVLMKDGFYASANLGVSPY; translated from the exons atgtccTCCTCTTCTTTATCCTTGGACCACCTCCCTCCTTCCGAGCAACTTTGTTATGTCCACTGCAACATTTGTGACACCATCCTTGCT GTGAGTGTTCCTTGCACTAGCTTGTTCAAGACTGTTACTGTGAGATGTGGCCATTGCACTAATCTCCTTCCTGTTAACATGCGTGCACTGCTTCTTCCATCTCCTAACCAGTTTCATTTGGGACACTCTTTCTTCTCCCCAACTCATAACCTTCTG CAGGAGGAGATGCCAAACCAAGTTCCAAATTTCATGATGAACCTCACAAACACACCAAATGAGTTCTCCATGCCTCCTAGGACTGTTCCTGATGAGCTTCCAAGGCCACCGATCATAAACAGAC CTCCAGAAAAGAGACAGAGAGTTCCATCAGCATACAACCGCTTCATCAA AGATGAGATCCAACGCATTAAGTCTGTCAATCCTGATATCACTCACAGGGAAGCCTTCAGTGCAGCTGCCAAGAAT TGGGCCCACTTTCCACACATTCACTTTGGTCTCATGCCTGATCAGAATATGAAGAAGACAAATGTGTGCCAGCAG GAAGGAGGAGATGGTCAGGTTCTGATGAAAGATGGGTTTTATGCTTCTGCTAATCTTGGAGTTTCGCCATACTAA